A genomic region of Methanofollis fontis contains the following coding sequences:
- the cca gene encoding CCA tRNA nucleotidyltransferase codes for MRTDAEKEALQRIRPLTDEYDEILGVAARIKEEVNSSGIAEAMLVGSVARGTWVRGDRDLDIFMLFDPALSREELEEKGLGLARRVADRLGDEWREKYAEHPYINATINGLDVDLVPCYRVASGAEIRSAVDRTPFHTRYIRERIAPFVDDVLLFKQFAKAGGVYGSDQMTEGFAGYLCELLILHYGGFTPLIRAATHWKPGLLIDIEGHASRAFDEPMVVVDPVDPKRNVAASVSLDQMFAFVELCRGYLDAPSGAFFFPTREEPLSGAAFGEHTGERGTHLYAVTFATPPFIPDVVVPQLRRSLEGIRALLERSGFVVNRASEAMGEERCILLFELFCDEMPHIVRHIGPPLWSRANAEKFARKWRESDCFAGPYIENGRYVVEVERRYTRAGDLLASPQMLGVGLGKHVKRAMEQEWVVLRGEECWSPEFAGFLTTFLRKESPLTHLVRSGQA; via the coding sequence GTGCGCACTGATGCCGAAAAGGAGGCGCTCCAGCGGATCAGGCCCCTTACCGATGAGTACGACGAAATCCTGGGTGTGGCGGCGAGGATCAAGGAGGAGGTCAACAGTTCCGGGATTGCCGAGGCAATGCTGGTCGGATCGGTGGCGCGGGGGACCTGGGTGCGGGGCGACCGCGACCTCGACATCTTCATGCTCTTCGATCCGGCGCTGTCGAGAGAGGAACTGGAAGAGAAAGGGCTTGGACTCGCACGGCGGGTTGCAGACCGACTCGGGGATGAGTGGCGTGAGAAGTACGCCGAACACCCCTATATCAACGCCACGATCAATGGTCTCGACGTGGACCTCGTACCCTGCTACCGGGTGGCGAGCGGTGCCGAGATCAGGAGCGCCGTCGACCGCACGCCGTTTCACACCCGCTATATCAGGGAGCGGATCGCCCCCTTTGTCGACGACGTCCTGCTCTTCAAGCAGTTTGCCAAGGCGGGTGGGGTCTATGGGTCCGACCAGATGACCGAAGGGTTTGCAGGCTACCTCTGCGAACTCCTCATCCTCCACTACGGCGGTTTCACCCCTCTGATCAGGGCGGCGACGCACTGGAAGCCCGGTCTCCTCATCGACATCGAGGGGCACGCATCGCGTGCGTTTGACGAACCGATGGTCGTCGTCGACCCGGTGGATCCGAAACGGAACGTCGCCGCCTCGGTCTCCCTCGACCAGATGTTTGCATTCGTCGAGCTCTGCCGGGGTTATCTCGACGCACCATCAGGGGCGTTTTTCTTCCCGACCCGTGAAGAACCCCTCTCAGGAGCGGCGTTTGGAGAACACACCGGAGAGCGGGGGACACACCTCTATGCGGTCACCTTCGCCACGCCCCCCTTTATCCCCGATGTCGTCGTCCCCCAGCTGCGGCGGAGTCTGGAGGGCATCAGGGCGTTGCTCGAACGCTCCGGGTTTGTTGTGAACCGCGCCAGTGAGGCGATGGGGGAAGAGCGGTGCATCCTCCTCTTCGAACTCTTCTGCGACGAGATGCCGCACATCGTCAGGCACATCGGTCCTCCCCTCTGGAGCCGCGCCAATGCCGAGAAGTTCGCACGAAAATGGCGGGAGAGCGACTGTTTTGCCGGCCCCTATATTGAAAATGGGAGGTATGTCGTCGAGGTGGAACGCCGCTATACCCGTGCTGGAGACCTGCTCGCCTCGCCGCAGATGCTCGGTGTAGGACTCGGCAAGCATGTGAAGCGGGCGATGGAGCAGGAGTGGGTGGTGCTCAGAGGAGAGGAGTGCTGGAGCCCGGAATTTGCCGGATTCCTGACAACATTTCTCAGGAAGGAGTCACCCCTGACCCACCTGGTGCGGAGCGGACAGGCGTAG
- a CDS encoding type 1 glutamine amidotransferase: MHVAIIQHIECEGPGPLLDGLLRERGCTVSVARMDLGDPVPAECDAMIVLGGPMNVYEEERYPYLADLDRAIRTFVEGGGHYLGFCLGGQLLAKALGAPVTRNAVPEIGLFPVTLTREGRHDPLFHEVPRTIPTIEWHFDTFALPPGGRLLATSRHCRHQAFRFGNALGLQFHPEVTMAMLEEWVEVYAADLRRADLPAGTVLQYAGGWSEECEHLSRRIIGNFLNGL, from the coding sequence ATGCATGTTGCAATAATCCAGCACATCGAGTGCGAGGGGCCCGGACCCCTCCTTGACGGTCTGCTCCGCGAGCGCGGCTGCACGGTCTCGGTCGCACGGATGGACCTGGGGGACCCGGTCCCCGCCGAGTGCGATGCGATGATCGTTCTTGGCGGTCCCATGAACGTCTATGAAGAGGAGCGCTACCCCTACCTCGCCGACCTCGACAGGGCGATCCGGACCTTTGTGGAGGGTGGCGGCCATTACCTGGGTTTCTGCCTGGGTGGACAGCTCCTTGCAAAGGCGCTCGGGGCCCCGGTCACCAGGAACGCAGTCCCCGAGATCGGGCTGTTTCCTGTCACCCTCACCCGGGAGGGGAGACACGATCCCCTGTTCCATGAGGTGCCCCGGACTATCCCGACGATCGAATGGCATTTCGACACCTTTGCGCTGCCGCCGGGGGGAAGACTCCTTGCCACCTCGCGCCACTGCCGACATCAGGCATTCAGGTTCGGGAACGCTCTCGGGCTCCAGTTCCATCCCGAGGTGACGATGGCGATGCTCGAGGAATGGGTGGAGGTCTATGCCGCCGACCTCAGGCGCGCCGACCTCCCCGCCGGGACGGTGCTCCAGTATGCGGGGGGGTGGAGCGAGGAATGCGAACACCTCTCACGCCGGATCATCGGGAATTTTCTGAACGGCCTCTGA
- a CDS encoding glutaredoxin family protein has translation MADQTHFIVYTLEFCPNCELLKEYLKEKGYRYEEADMSSAESLTEMRMNGVFVNEAPVLRWGDDFYTSADLFEDGRVRGEVVDGIAAGE, from the coding sequence ATGGCCGACCAGACACATTTTATCGTATATACGCTTGAGTTCTGCCCGAACTGCGAACTCCTGAAGGAATACCTGAAAGAGAAGGGCTATCGTTACGAGGAGGCTGACATGTCCTCCGCCGAATCCCTCACTGAAATGCGGATGAATGGTGTCTTTGTCAACGAAGCGCCGGTGCTGCGTTGGGGCGACGATTTCTATACCTCTGCGGATCTGTTTGAGGACGGCCGCGTGCGCGGCGAGGTTGTCGACGGCATCGCCGCGGGTGAGTAA
- the thpR gene encoding RNA 2',3'-cyclic phosphodiesterase, translating to MVRAFVAIDLSDAVKTELGRMQGHLRRSAARLSYVDPSLAHITLLFLGEVEDSRLESVKEALLGIQGTTYDLAVTGVAGNNPRRPRVIWCTVEDGGATARLADAVEGALRPLGFRRDRREFTPHITLARVKEFDPSLLEGIADLADETAGLCTIDRIVLKQSTLTPKGPIYQTLLEVPLGAH from the coding sequence ATGGTGCGGGCCTTTGTCGCAATAGACCTCTCCGATGCTGTGAAGACCGAACTCGGGCGGATGCAGGGGCACCTGAGACGGAGCGCTGCCCGTCTCTCCTATGTTGACCCGTCCCTCGCTCACATCACCCTTCTGTTTCTGGGAGAGGTAGAGGATTCACGGCTGGAAAGCGTGAAGGAAGCGCTTCTGGGCATTCAGGGGACGACCTATGACCTGGCGGTCACCGGCGTCGCCGGGAACAATCCGCGCCGCCCGCGGGTGATCTGGTGCACCGTCGAGGACGGGGGCGCCACCGCCCGTCTGGCAGACGCCGTCGAGGGGGCGCTCAGGCCCCTGGGGTTCAGGAGGGACCGTCGAGAGTTCACACCGCACATCACGCTTGCGCGGGTAAAGGAGTTTGATCCCTCCCTGCTGGAGGGGATCGCGGACCTGGCGGATGAAACGGCAGGTCTGTGCACTATCGACCGGATCGTCCTGAAACAGTCCACCCTCACCCCGAAGGGGCCGATATACCAGACACTGCTGGAGGTGCCCCTCGGTGCGCACTGA
- a CDS encoding P-II family nitrogen regulator, producing the protein MKKIEAIIRTTKFEDVKAALEGIGMVSMTVTEVKGRGQQRGIKQQWRGAEYMVDLIPKTKVEMVVEDEKADAVISTLAEAARTGQIGDGKIFVVPVERTIRVRTGEEGDTAL; encoded by the coding sequence ATGAAAAAGATCGAAGCAATCATCAGGACGACAAAGTTCGAGGACGTCAAGGCCGCCCTTGAAGGGATCGGCATGGTCTCGATGACCGTCACCGAGGTAAAGGGGCGGGGGCAGCAGCGCGGGATCAAGCAGCAGTGGCGCGGCGCCGAGTACATGGTTGACCTCATCCCCAAGACGAAGGTCGAGATGGTGGTCGAGGACGAGAAGGCCGATGCCGTCATCTCGACCCTTGCAGAGGCCGCCCGCACCGGTCAGATCGGTGACGGCAAGATCTTCGTTGTGCCGGTGGAGCGGACGATCCGGGTGCGGACCGGTGAAGAGGGTGATACGGCCCTCTGA
- a CDS encoding PAS domain S-box protein, translating into MIPEEEVRRETQDRRIFDSLATPACIFNSITRTVVQGNKIYSAQFGHLLKTVDELFWKSREEYDAFIHQLQTDGSVTDHETVCESRDLFISASPFSRTEVLLTISDITQWKKKERNARIQRDLGIALASCSSIKDALKLCFNAAIAVSGMECGGIYLVEKETGDFVLAHWDNLSEHFVRTVSRMPHDASYTRLILDGKALYSCFNDIQAFFNPAARQEGLCAIGLIPLCHRRQVIGTFNISSRHLKKIPESARNNLEIIASLVGNVIARIQAEEEIAKSKADMQSFFDSIRDYIFVLDEEGGILHTNQAVQECLGYTDEELHTMNVLDVHPPRRRDEALAIVTEMLDGRRDVCPIPLLKKDGGLIPVETRVTPGRWDGKKGLFGLSRDITEREKAKEQLKRHDDILQAVGLTAHSFLQNERWDEEIDRVLERLGEATGVDRIHIFQNHEADGGELLCSQRFEWCIPGVESRMDNTTLQNIPYEKAGFSRWIQELQNGRVVAGNIETFPEEERAFLCSQGIRSLVTVPIVSDSHWWGFIGFETCREERVWSQAENDALRVAADIFGAAIHQTMMNEVFKQPVEQSLLGTYLICNGTFEYVNPRFAEIFGYEVHELVHTEKIENLTHPEDWSLVIEQMQKRLSGEAESAHYEYRALTKGNEIIYIEAYGSSIEYRGKQAIVGNIMDITERKHYENELRDSLQEKVVLLNEIHHRVKNNLQIISALLRLQTMNLNGDSALQGLIDCDNRILTMALIHESLYKSENFMRIEYKSHVNSLTNNFASSDDGSGGVSYDLDIGDIILDLDTAIPCSLVITEFMILSQKDSVRGKGKRRIGIRMNKSPDSQYSLVLSDDRLCLPADIDPDSSKKFGLNLVHKLVTDQLKGTIEVRTGAGTQFEIHFPEIRG; encoded by the coding sequence ATGATACCGGAAGAAGAGGTGAGGAGGGAAACGCAGGACCGGCGTATCTTTGATAGCCTGGCAACTCCGGCATGCATCTTCAACAGCATCACCCGCACGGTGGTCCAGGGCAACAAAATCTATTCAGCCCAATTCGGTCACCTGCTGAAAACAGTGGATGAACTCTTCTGGAAGAGCAGGGAGGAGTATGATGCATTTATCCACCAATTGCAGACAGATGGATCTGTCACGGACCACGAGACGGTCTGCGAATCCCGTGACCTTTTCATCTCTGCCTCACCGTTCTCCCGCACCGAGGTCCTCCTGACCATCTCAGATATTACCCAATGGAAAAAGAAAGAAAGAAACGCACGCATCCAGCGTGACCTCGGGATCGCTCTGGCCTCCTGCTCATCGATCAAAGACGCATTAAAACTCTGTTTTAATGCGGCAATTGCAGTGAGCGGCATGGAATGCGGAGGGATCTATCTTGTAGAAAAAGAAACGGGCGACTTTGTTCTCGCCCACTGGGACAACCTCTCAGAGCATTTTGTCAGAACAGTGTCCCGTATGCCCCATGATGCCAGTTACACACGCCTGATTCTGGACGGAAAGGCACTATATTCCTGTTTTAACGACATACAGGCATTTTTCAACCCTGCGGCGCGTCAGGAGGGGTTGTGTGCCATCGGACTGATACCACTCTGCCACCGCCGTCAGGTCATCGGTACCTTCAATATTTCCTCGCGGCACCTGAAAAAAATCCCTGAATCTGCCAGAAATAACCTTGAAATAATTGCATCCCTGGTCGGAAACGTGATCGCCCGCATCCAGGCGGAAGAGGAGATTGCAAAGAGCAAAGCGGACATGCAATCGTTTTTCGACTCGATCAGGGACTATATCTTTGTTCTGGATGAAGAAGGGGGGATACTGCATACAAATCAGGCAGTGCAGGAATGTCTCGGCTACACCGATGAAGAACTGCACACCATGAATGTCCTTGATGTGCATCCCCCCCGGAGGAGAGATGAGGCCCTCGCCATTGTTACCGAGATGCTTGACGGCAGAAGGGACGTATGCCCGATCCCCCTGCTAAAAAAGGACGGCGGACTGATACCTGTTGAAACCAGGGTCACTCCGGGTCGCTGGGACGGAAAAAAAGGGCTGTTTGGCCTCAGCAGGGACATTACAGAGAGAGAGAAGGCAAAGGAGCAGCTCAAAAGACACGATGATATTTTGCAGGCGGTCGGTCTGACTGCCCATAGTTTTTTGCAGAATGAACGATGGGACGAGGAGATTGACCGGGTGCTTGAGCGACTCGGGGAGGCAACAGGAGTCGATAGGATCCATATCTTCCAGAACCATGAAGCCGATGGCGGAGAACTCCTCTGCAGTCAGCGGTTCGAATGGTGTATCCCTGGTGTCGAATCCCGGATGGATAATACCACCCTCCAGAATATTCCCTATGAAAAAGCAGGCTTTTCACGCTGGATACAGGAGTTACAGAACGGCCGCGTTGTTGCAGGCAATATCGAGACATTCCCTGAAGAAGAGAGAGCGTTCCTCTGTTCGCAGGGGATCCGGTCTCTCGTCACCGTCCCCATCGTTTCAGATTCACACTGGTGGGGTTTTATCGGATTCGAGACATGCAGGGAGGAGCGGGTCTGGTCTCAGGCAGAGAACGATGCATTACGTGTGGCGGCAGACATCTTCGGCGCCGCCATCCATCAGACGATGATGAATGAGGTGTTCAAGCAACCGGTTGAACAGTCGCTCCTCGGCACCTATCTGATCTGTAACGGCACATTTGAATATGTCAACCCCCGGTTTGCGGAGATCTTTGGATATGAGGTTCACGAACTGGTCCACACAGAGAAAATCGAGAACCTCACGCATCCAGAAGACTGGTCCCTCGTTATTGAACAGATGCAGAAGAGACTGTCCGGGGAGGCGGAGTCCGCCCATTACGAATACCGGGCCCTCACAAAAGGGAATGAAATCATATATATCGAGGCATATGGCTCATCCATAGAATACAGGGGAAAACAGGCCATTGTCGGCAACATAATGGACATTACCGAGCGAAAACACTATGAAAACGAACTCAGGGATTCACTTCAGGAAAAAGTGGTGCTCCTCAATGAGATCCACCACAGGGTCAAGAACAACCTGCAGATCATATCGGCACTCCTCAGATTGCAGACCATGAACCTGAATGGCGATTCAGCCCTTCAGGGACTCATAGACTGCGACAATAGAATCTTAACAATGGCGCTCATCCATGAGAGCCTCTATAAATCTGAGAACTTTATGCGGATTGAATATAAGAGCCATGTCAATAGTTTAACCAATAATTTTGCCTCTTCGGATGACGGTTCCGGAGGGGTGTCATATGATCTGGACATTGGCGACATCATCCTTGACCTTGACACGGCGATCCCCTGCAGTCTGGTGATTACTGAATTCATGATACTATCCCAGAAGGATTCTGTCAGGGGGAAGGGGAAGCGAAGGATCGGCATCCGGATGAATAAGAGTCCGGATTCCCAGTATTCGCTGGTCCTCAGTGATGACAGACTGTGTCTGCCAGCAGATATCGACCCCGATTCATCAAAAAAATTCGGACTGAACCTGGTCCACAAACTCGTCACCGACCAGCTGAAAGGTACAATCGAGGTCCGCACGGGTGCTGGGACGCAATTCGAGATCCATTTCCCGGAAATCAGGGGTTAA
- a CDS encoding response regulator yields MLGRNSRSISRKSGVKSMKRKKILIVEDEALIAMLLEDILTESGYNVAGPVSNGMDAIRLAGEEDPDLILMDIRIEGDLDGVETTIRIRELYTIPVIFVTAHSDPDTYKRAMRTEPFGFLLKPFNANDLTSTVESAIQRHQETQI; encoded by the coding sequence GTGCTGGGACGCAATTCGAGATCCATTTCCCGGAAATCAGGGGTTAAGAGCATGAAGAGGAAAAAAATACTGATTGTTGAGGATGAAGCGCTCATCGCGATGCTGCTGGAAGACATCCTCACAGAATCCGGATATAACGTGGCGGGCCCGGTGAGCAACGGGATGGACGCCATCAGACTGGCGGGTGAAGAGGATCCGGATCTGATCCTGATGGATATTCGCATCGAAGGCGATCTCGACGGTGTTGAGACCACAATCAGGATTCGCGAACTCTACACCATTCCGGTGATCTTTGTGACCGCCCATTCAGATCCTGATACATATAAGAGGGCCATGAGGACCGAACCCTTCGGTTTCTTGCTCAAACCCTTCAATGCAAATGATCTGACATCAACGGTTGAGAGTGCGATCCAGAGACACCAGGAAACCCAGATATAA